The following proteins are co-located in the Planococcus plakortidis genome:
- a CDS encoding universal stress protein produces the protein MYQQILLAVDGSENSIRAAREAVKIASLVEGAEVTVVYVSDYKEDENEVIHDASAMEFDLARRKKIQPVTEMLDREKIFHHVEVLHGIPGPAIVQMTKDKQYHLLVIGSRGLSPIREVMLGSVSHKAVNHAECPVLVVK, from the coding sequence ATGTATCAGCAAATCTTGTTGGCTGTCGACGGGTCGGAAAACTCAATCCGCGCGGCGAGGGAAGCGGTAAAGATTGCCAGCCTGGTTGAAGGAGCGGAAGTGACGGTCGTCTATGTCTCCGATTACAAGGAAGATGAAAATGAAGTGATCCACGACGCTTCGGCGATGGAATTCGATTTGGCGAGGCGGAAAAAAATCCAGCCGGTAACCGAGATGCTCGACAGGGAGAAAATATTCCATCATGTCGAAGTACTGCACGGCATACCTGGCCCGGCTATCGTCCAGATGACAAAAGACAAGCAATACCACCTGCTTGTCATCGGCAGCCGCGGCCTGTCACCGATCCGTGAAGTGATGCTCGGCAGCGTCAGCCACAAAGCCGTCAACCATGCAGAATGCCCGGTCCTTGTGGTCAAATGA
- a CDS encoding zinc ribbon domain-containing protein YjdM, which produces MMALPNCPECGSGYTYEDAGMMVCPECAHEWNPDEKQEEVVRDAVGNVLQDGDAVTVIKDLKVKGSSNPLKIGTKVKSIRLVDGEHNIDCKIDGFGAMQLKSEFVKKA; this is translated from the coding sequence ATGATGGCTTTACCGAATTGCCCGGAATGTGGTTCTGGATACACATATGAAGATGCAGGGATGATGGTTTGCCCGGAATGTGCTCATGAATGGAACCCGGATGAGAAGCAGGAGGAAGTAGTGCGCGATGCCGTCGGAAACGTTTTGCAGGACGGGGACGCTGTCACGGTCATTAAGGATTTGAAAGTGAAAGGCAGTTCCAATCCGTTGAAAATCGGCACGAAAGTCAAGAGCATCCGGCTCGTGGACGGAGAACATAATATCGATTGCAAAATCGACGGCTTTGGCGCAATGCAGCTGAAATCGGAGTTTGTGAAAAAAGCTTGA
- a CDS encoding DHH family phosphoesterase, producing the protein MYSQIIDTIKQYDTIIIHRHVRPDPDAYGSQIGLKYILDHNYPQKRVLAAGEHDYNMDFLDFPDIVEDDDFEGALVIVTDTANTDRIDDQRYRSGAKLVKIDHHPNDDDYGDICQVDTKASSSSEMIYELFTYGQVEENWSMPDAGARLLYAGIIGDTGRFLFPSTTQKTFDVAGELIKYDFDRNELHNGMYEMDRKLLHLQGYMYQNFQMNEDGAAFVKITKDILAKFEVTPADTSLLVGSLGNVKGIKAWVILIEEDSEIRVRLRSKGPVINTLAKEFGGGGHPMASGAVAYSWDEADRVIGRLKEICAKA; encoded by the coding sequence ATGTACAGTCAAATCATCGACACAATTAAGCAATACGATACGATCATCATCCATCGCCATGTGCGCCCCGACCCGGATGCATACGGGTCCCAGATCGGCCTGAAATACATACTGGACCACAACTACCCGCAAAAGCGTGTGCTTGCAGCGGGAGAGCACGATTACAACATGGATTTCCTCGATTTCCCCGATATAGTCGAAGATGACGATTTCGAAGGTGCTTTAGTGATTGTCACGGATACCGCCAATACGGACCGGATCGACGACCAGCGCTATCGAAGCGGGGCGAAATTGGTGAAAATCGACCACCATCCGAATGATGATGATTACGGGGATATTTGCCAAGTGGACACAAAAGCGAGTTCCTCATCTGAAATGATCTATGAACTATTCACATACGGCCAAGTGGAAGAGAATTGGTCCATGCCCGATGCGGGTGCCCGGCTGCTTTATGCGGGAATCATCGGCGATACCGGCCGGTTCCTGTTTCCGAGCACCACGCAGAAGACGTTCGACGTGGCAGGCGAATTGATCAAGTACGATTTCGACCGCAACGAACTCCACAACGGCATGTATGAGATGGACCGGAAATTGCTGCATTTACAAGGGTATATGTACCAGAATTTCCAGATGAATGAAGATGGCGCGGCGTTTGTGAAAATCACCAAGGATATCCTGGCGAAATTCGAAGTCACCCCGGCAGACACTTCCCTTTTGGTCGGCTCGCTCGGCAATGTCAAAGGCATCAAAGCCTGGGTCATCCTAATAGAAGAAGATTCTGAAATCCGCGTCCGTTTGCGTTCAAAAGGTCCGGTCATCAATACGCTCGCCAAGGAATTCGGGGGCGGTGGGCATCCGATGGCGTCCGGGGCAGTCGCATATTCCTGGGATGAGGCAGACCGGGTCATCGGGCGATTGAAAGAAATTTGCGCGAAGGCATAA
- a CDS encoding YtpI family protein: MLIFVFLIIISAVFYLYYKTKQIRTRLPVRKNWYASRAQIALGSFIAFFGINQLFVFQTVVTYIIAGIFIVLGLALIVHNFKANRHYQAFLDEETRLNP, encoded by the coding sequence ATGCTCATATTCGTATTTTTGATTATCATTTCAGCTGTATTCTATCTCTACTATAAAACGAAGCAGATCCGCACCCGCTTGCCGGTTCGCAAAAACTGGTACGCCAGCCGCGCCCAGATTGCGCTCGGCAGCTTTATCGCCTTTTTCGGCATCAATCAGCTATTCGTTTTCCAAACCGTCGTCACGTATATCATTGCCGGCATTTTCATCGTTCTCGGCTTGGCGCTGATCGTCCATAACTTCAAGGCGAATCGCCATTACCAAGCATTTCTCGATGAAGAAACCCGCTTGAATCCATAA
- a CDS encoding universal stress protein, with the protein MTLKYNQIMVAVDGSKEAEWAFKKSIGIATRNHATLNLVNVIDTRSFAAIEAYDRSIADRAQKFAEDLLGDYKKEAEAGGVENVNIVVDYGSPKTMIPRELAERVEADLIVCGATGLNAVERFLIGSVSEHIVRSAKCDVLVVRTDEAQSDAPDEYYSEERSGKPE; encoded by the coding sequence ATGACCTTAAAGTATAATCAAATCATGGTAGCTGTCGACGGATCAAAAGAAGCGGAATGGGCATTTAAGAAATCCATTGGTATCGCCACACGTAACCATGCGACCTTGAACCTGGTGAACGTGATCGACACCCGGTCGTTCGCTGCGATCGAAGCTTATGACCGCTCGATTGCCGACCGCGCCCAAAAATTCGCGGAAGACTTACTTGGGGACTATAAAAAAGAAGCCGAAGCCGGCGGTGTTGAAAACGTCAACATTGTGGTCGATTACGGCTCACCTAAAACGATGATCCCCCGCGAACTCGCTGAGAGAGTCGAAGCCGACTTGATCGTCTGCGGCGCAACCGGTTTGAATGCAGTCGAACGTTTCCTTATCGGCAGCGTTTCAGAACACATCGTCCGCTCCGCTAAATGCGACGTGCTTGTTGTCCGTACAGACGAAGCCCAAAGTGACGCACCGGATGAATACTATTCTGAAGAACGCTCCGGAAAACCTGAGTGA
- the queD gene encoding 6-carboxytetrahydropterin synthase QueD, which produces MMQQFYPSVPHPYSFELNKDMHFSAAHYIPADEAGKCAKMHGHTYHLNITIAGDRLNGTGFLIDFKQLKDLIHKRYDHSVLNDHPEFGDTFPTTEQLAQQIHELVQETLDRSDNRPRCIQVIVRETPTSYVIYRPKEVSS; this is translated from the coding sequence TTGATGCAGCAATTCTACCCATCTGTCCCGCACCCCTATAGCTTTGAATTGAATAAGGATATGCATTTTTCCGCAGCTCATTATATCCCGGCCGACGAAGCCGGCAAATGCGCAAAAATGCATGGCCATACCTACCATTTGAATATCACGATTGCCGGCGATCGATTGAACGGCACCGGTTTTCTCATCGACTTTAAACAATTGAAAGACTTGATCCATAAACGCTACGACCATAGCGTCTTGAATGACCATCCGGAATTTGGGGATACTTTCCCGACGACCGAACAGCTCGCGCAGCAAATACACGAGCTGGTGCAGGAAACGCTTGACCGTTCGGATAACCGCCCAAGATGCATTCAAGTCATCGTCCGGGAAACCCCGACAAGCTATGTCATCTACCGTCCGAAAGAGGTGTCTTCATGA
- a CDS encoding metal-dependent hydrolase encodes MKISYHGHSVVKIQTGGKTILIDPFITGNELTDLTASEEKPDAILLTHAHNDHVGDTVDIAKSSGAVVVAPVELANYLGSQGIETVGMNLGGAKEFDFGKVKFTKAFHSSSYTTEEGEVIYGGMPAGILFEAEGKTVYHAGDTEVFGDMEIIGKRHSIDLAFVPIGDFFTMGPEDAAYAVELINPKQAVPIHYNTFPPIKQDPEKFKQAVKQAEVQVMKPGDSIEL; translated from the coding sequence ATGAAAATCTCATATCACGGTCATTCGGTTGTGAAAATCCAAACCGGCGGCAAAACGATCCTTATCGATCCGTTCATTACCGGAAACGAATTGACGGACTTGACAGCAAGCGAAGAAAAGCCGGACGCGATTCTGTTGACGCATGCGCATAACGACCATGTCGGCGATACAGTGGACATCGCCAAATCAAGCGGCGCGGTCGTCGTGGCGCCTGTCGAGCTGGCCAATTACCTGGGCAGTCAAGGAATCGAGACAGTTGGCATGAACCTCGGTGGCGCTAAAGAATTCGACTTCGGCAAAGTGAAATTCACGAAAGCATTCCATAGCTCATCCTATACGACAGAAGAAGGCGAGGTCATCTACGGCGGCATGCCAGCCGGGATTCTCTTCGAAGCCGAAGGGAAAACGGTGTACCATGCGGGCGATACGGAAGTGTTCGGCGACATGGAAATCATCGGCAAGCGCCATTCGATCGACTTGGCATTCGTCCCGATCGGCGATTTCTTCACGATGGGACCGGAAGATGCCGCCTACGCCGTCGAGCTGATCAATCCAAAGCAAGCGGTGCCGATCCATTACAATACCTTCCCGCCGATCAAGCAGGACCCAGAAAAATTCAAGCAGGCGGTCAAGCAGGCGGAAGTCCAGGTCATGAAGCCTGGCGATAGCATCGAATTATAG
- the queE gene encoding 7-carboxy-7-deazaguanine synthase QueE: protein MKIPVMEVFGPTIQGEGMVMGQKTMFVRTAGCDYSCSWCDSKFTWDGTGKSVMMTADDIAQQLEDLGKDSFSHVTISGGNPALHKGIAELVALCQENGWRTAVETQGSIWQDWLSEIDEVTVSPKPPSSGMILDYSKLDAMLGKLSSSQASLKVVVFDEADFFFAEQLHLRYPSFPFFLQVGNDDTQTSEDEKLVQHLLGRYQWLIDRHLASVSLNDAKVLPQLHTLLWGNKRGV from the coding sequence ATGAAGATTCCCGTGATGGAAGTATTCGGCCCGACGATACAAGGCGAAGGCATGGTCATGGGCCAGAAGACGATGTTCGTCCGGACCGCTGGCTGCGATTATTCCTGTTCATGGTGCGATTCCAAATTCACTTGGGACGGCACCGGAAAAAGCGTCATGATGACTGCAGATGACATAGCCCAGCAGCTTGAGGATCTCGGAAAAGACAGCTTTTCACACGTCACCATTTCCGGAGGCAACCCGGCACTTCATAAAGGCATCGCAGAACTGGTCGCATTGTGCCAAGAGAACGGCTGGCGTACCGCCGTCGAAACGCAAGGAAGCATCTGGCAGGATTGGCTCTCGGAAATCGATGAAGTGACCGTTTCCCCGAAGCCCCCGAGTTCTGGCATGATTTTGGACTACTCCAAACTCGATGCCATGCTCGGCAAGCTATCGTCATCTCAAGCCAGCCTGAAAGTTGTCGTATTCGATGAAGCGGATTTCTTTTTCGCTGAACAGCTGCACTTGCGTTATCCATCATTCCCGTTCTTTTTGCAAGTCGGCAATGACGATACACAGACGAGCGAAGACGAAAAGTTAGTCCAGCATCTGCTCGGGCGCTACCAATGGCTGATCGACAGGCATTTGGCTTCCGTTTCGCTCAATGACGCAAAAGTATTGCCGCAGCTCCACACCTTGTTATGGGGCAATAAGCGCGGCGTGTAA
- a CDS encoding class I SAM-dependent methyltransferase produces the protein MNSSMESIFTAIDNETVSIQKQEETSYLESLLTTTERWLDGQLTIAEGGTKEDVRKAIQLSILKGMKEHVQPHHQMTPDALGLLIGYLVELFVKEQQATVLDPAAGTGNLLFTVMNYLDGRMSGTAVELDDLLIRLASNIGNLIEQPVTFYLQDALQPLLIDPVDCVVSDLPVGYYPDEATASNYELKAEEGMSYAHHLFIEQSLRHTKEGGYLFFVIPRNIFESPLAGQLHSFLKQQAHIQAVMELPENIFKNAQHAKAVLVLQKKREGLKAPKEVLLARVPNMSKPETMAKFFTQVNGWFKENKA, from the coding sequence ATGAATTCATCTATGGAAAGCATTTTTACGGCGATCGACAATGAAACTGTGTCGATCCAAAAACAGGAAGAGACATCCTATTTGGAAAGCTTGCTCACAACGACTGAGCGCTGGCTGGACGGGCAATTGACTATTGCCGAAGGCGGCACAAAAGAAGACGTGCGAAAAGCGATCCAATTGTCGATCCTGAAAGGCATGAAAGAGCATGTCCAGCCCCACCATCAAATGACGCCGGATGCGCTTGGCTTGTTGATCGGCTATCTGGTGGAGCTGTTCGTCAAGGAACAACAAGCGACGGTTCTCGACCCGGCGGCGGGCACGGGGAACCTGTTGTTTACAGTGATGAACTATTTGGACGGCCGCATGAGCGGGACAGCTGTCGAACTCGATGACCTGTTGATCCGCCTGGCTTCGAATATCGGCAATTTAATCGAACAGCCAGTGACATTTTATTTGCAGGATGCCCTGCAGCCGCTATTGATCGATCCGGTCGACTGCGTCGTGTCCGATTTGCCGGTCGGTTATTATCCCGACGAAGCGACTGCCTCGAATTATGAACTGAAAGCGGAAGAAGGCATGTCCTATGCCCATCACCTGTTCATCGAGCAATCCTTGAGACATACGAAAGAAGGCGGCTATTTGTTCTTTGTCATCCCGAGGAACATTTTCGAATCGCCGCTCGCCGGGCAGTTGCATAGTTTCCTGAAGCAACAGGCGCATATCCAGGCCGTGATGGAATTACCGGAAAACATCTTCAAAAATGCCCAGCACGCAAAAGCCGTCTTGGTGTTGCAGAAGAAACGGGAAGGCTTGAAAGCGCCGAAAGAAGTGCTTCTTGCACGCGTCCCGAATATGTCGAAACCTGAAACGATGGCGAAATTCTTCACGCAAGTCAATGGATGGTTCAAAGAAAACAAAGCATGA
- a CDS encoding M24 family metallopeptidase translates to MNKLTNLQSFLKQQQLDAALITDPHNVFYLTGFNSDPKERLLAVMVFADAEPFLICPAMEAPDAKAAGWTGEIAGHADTQNAMQVLYETAATRNLPLEHIAIEKAHMNVERYDAINHYFQSPKIHSIDAQMNAMRVIKDAAELDILRHAASLADYAIEVAADVMQEGMTEIELMTEIETALKKRGITHMSFDTTVLTGPKAASPHGKTGERRIARGDLVLMDLGVIYEGYCSDITRTLAFGEPSEQAKEVYEVVKRSEQAALEAVRPGVTAAELDGISRKVIEDAGYGQYFTHRLGHGLGISVHEFPSIHGGNDMPLEAGMVFTIEPGIYVTDQVGVRIEDDLVVTEDGYEVLTKYPKELTIINR, encoded by the coding sequence ATGAACAAATTGACCAATTTGCAAAGTTTTTTGAAGCAACAGCAACTCGACGCGGCGCTCATCACCGACCCGCATAATGTCTTTTATTTGACCGGTTTCAATAGCGACCCGAAAGAGCGATTGCTCGCCGTCATGGTGTTTGCTGATGCTGAGCCGTTCCTCATCTGCCCGGCAATGGAAGCGCCCGATGCGAAAGCAGCCGGCTGGACTGGCGAAATTGCAGGACATGCCGATACGCAAAACGCGATGCAAGTGCTTTACGAAACAGCAGCTACGCGGAATTTGCCGCTGGAGCACATCGCCATCGAAAAAGCGCATATGAACGTCGAGCGCTACGACGCAATCAACCATTATTTCCAGTCACCCAAGATCCATTCGATCGATGCGCAGATGAACGCGATGCGCGTCATCAAAGATGCGGCCGAACTCGACATCCTGCGCCATGCCGCGTCGCTTGCGGATTACGCCATCGAAGTGGCAGCTGACGTGATGCAAGAAGGCATGACGGAAATCGAATTGATGACCGAAATCGAGACAGCGTTGAAGAAACGCGGCATCACCCATATGTCGTTTGACACCACTGTGCTGACAGGGCCAAAAGCCGCTTCCCCGCACGGCAAAACCGGTGAACGTAGAATCGCTCGCGGCGACCTGGTGCTGATGGACCTCGGCGTCATCTATGAGGGGTATTGCTCGGATATCACCCGGACACTGGCTTTCGGTGAACCGAGCGAACAAGCGAAAGAAGTATATGAAGTCGTCAAGCGGTCTGAGCAAGCAGCACTCGAGGCGGTGCGCCCGGGCGTCACGGCAGCTGAACTTGACGGCATTTCCAGAAAGGTCATCGAGGACGCGGGATACGGACAATATTTTACACACCGCCTTGGCCACGGCCTTGGGATTTCCGTCCACGAATTTCCGTCGATCCACGGAGGCAATGATATGCCGCTCGAGGCGGGCATGGTCTTTACGATCGAACCGGGCATTTATGTTACGGATCAGGTCGGCGTTCGCATTGAAGACGACCTGGTCGTCACCGAAGACGGCTATGAAGTGCTGACCAAATACCCGAAAGAATTGACGATCATCAACCGTTAG
- a CDS encoding DRTGG domain-containing protein translates to MATKHEQILDYIETLAVGEKISVRRIAKELQVSEGTAYRAIKEAENKRLVSTIERVGTIRIERKKKENIERLTYAEIVKVVDGQVLGGRAGLHKSLNKFVIGAMQLEDMMRYTEAGNLLIVGNRYKAHEYALQAGAAVLVTGGFDASDQVKKLADELELPVISTSYDTFTVATMINRAIYDQLIKKEILLIEDILIPLENTHFLHIKDPVSRYNELNNETTHGGFPVVDSNGRLVGIVTSRDVIGAADGETIDKVMTKDPITVSLQTSVAAAGHRMIWEGIDLLPITDDHHNLMGIISRQDVLKAIQTAQRQPQQGETIDDIIKSQLTLVQEDKLSLEFRVTPQMTNAYGSLSYGAYTMVLTEAATVALKTKNRKDSVLENITVYFLKPVQLDASLTIRPAILDISRKSAKVDVEVLYEQQVIGKSMLTFQLLDR, encoded by the coding sequence ATGGCTACGAAACACGAACAGATTTTGGACTATATCGAGACCTTGGCTGTCGGGGAGAAAATCTCCGTCCGCCGGATTGCCAAGGAGCTCCAAGTATCGGAAGGCACGGCGTACCGGGCCATCAAGGAAGCGGAAAACAAGCGGCTCGTCTCGACAATTGAACGGGTCGGCACCATCCGCATCGAGCGCAAGAAAAAAGAGAACATCGAACGCCTGACGTATGCGGAAATCGTCAAAGTCGTTGATGGCCAAGTCCTCGGCGGTCGGGCGGGCCTCCATAAATCACTGAACAAATTCGTTATCGGGGCGATGCAGCTCGAAGACATGATGCGCTACACGGAAGCCGGAAATCTGCTCATTGTCGGAAACCGCTACAAAGCCCATGAGTATGCCCTTCAAGCAGGGGCCGCCGTTCTCGTCACAGGGGGCTTCGATGCGTCGGATCAAGTGAAGAAGCTGGCCGATGAACTGGAATTGCCGGTCATCTCCACCAGCTACGACACGTTTACGGTAGCCACGATGATCAACCGGGCGATTTACGACCAATTGATCAAAAAAGAGATCCTGCTCATCGAAGACATCTTGATCCCCTTGGAAAACACCCATTTCCTCCACATCAAAGATCCGGTCAGCCGCTATAATGAGCTGAACAATGAAACGACGCACGGCGGATTTCCGGTTGTCGACAGCAACGGCAGGCTGGTCGGGATCGTTACGTCTAGGGATGTCATCGGCGCTGCGGATGGTGAAACGATCGATAAAGTGATGACCAAAGACCCGATTACCGTGTCGCTGCAGACGAGCGTCGCGGCTGCAGGGCACCGGATGATCTGGGAAGGCATCGATTTATTGCCGATCACCGACGACCACCACAATCTCATGGGTATCATCAGCCGGCAGGATGTATTGAAAGCGATCCAGACTGCCCAGCGCCAGCCGCAGCAAGGCGAGACCATCGATGATATCATCAAAAGCCAGTTGACCTTGGTGCAAGAAGACAAGCTAAGCCTGGAATTCCGTGTCACGCCGCAGATGACGAATGCATATGGTTCATTGTCCTACGGGGCTTATACGATGGTGCTGACAGAGGCTGCGACCGTTGCACTGAAAACGAAAAACCGCAAAGACAGCGTGCTTGAAAATATTACGGTCTACTTCCTGAAACCGGTTCAGCTCGATGCTTCATTGACCATCCGGCCGGCCATCCTGGACATTAGCCGAAAATCGGCGAAAGTCGATGTTGAAGTGCTATATGAACAGCAAGTGATCGGCAAATCGATGCTGACGTTCCAATTGCTCGACCGTTGA
- a CDS encoding NADP-dependent oxidoreductase: MKAIVIDQYGGKEQLKEREVETPVISAHQVLVEVHATSVNPIDWKLREGYLKEMLPWEFPIILGWDVAGIVKEVGEGVRHFHPGDRVFARPATTRQGTYAEFVPVDENLLARMPESMSFEEGAAIPLTGLTAWQCLVESGHIKKGDKVLIHAGAGGVGSMAIQIANSIGCYVATTASDKNDELVTSLGANRVIDYHEEDFSEVLENFDFVLDTLGGETLEKSYGVLKRGGRLVSIAGQPDEEKAEKLGIHVSGFWLEPDGQQLKKLGDLFVSGEVKPEIGHLYPLTEEGVRDAHELSESHHARGKIVIKVKD, encoded by the coding sequence ATGAAAGCGATCGTTATTGATCAGTACGGGGGTAAAGAGCAATTGAAAGAACGCGAAGTGGAAACGCCGGTTATTTCGGCGCATCAAGTATTGGTGGAAGTCCACGCGACTTCAGTCAACCCGATCGATTGGAAGTTGAGGGAAGGCTATTTGAAAGAAATGCTGCCATGGGAATTCCCGATCATTCTCGGGTGGGATGTTGCAGGGATCGTCAAGGAAGTGGGCGAGGGCGTCCGTCATTTTCATCCTGGCGACCGGGTTTTTGCACGTCCGGCTACAACACGCCAAGGGACCTATGCTGAGTTCGTCCCGGTCGATGAAAACTTGCTTGCGCGCATGCCCGAAAGCATGAGCTTCGAGGAAGGTGCAGCGATTCCTTTGACAGGGCTGACTGCCTGGCAATGCCTGGTAGAGAGCGGCCATATCAAAAAAGGCGATAAAGTGCTCATCCATGCAGGTGCAGGCGGCGTCGGGAGCATGGCGATCCAGATTGCCAACAGCATTGGCTGCTATGTAGCGACGACAGCGAGCGATAAGAATGACGAACTGGTCACGTCTCTCGGCGCGAATCGCGTCATCGATTACCACGAAGAAGATTTCTCGGAAGTGTTGGAGAACTTCGATTTCGTGTTGGATACTTTGGGCGGGGAGACGCTCGAAAAAAGTTACGGCGTGTTGAAGCGCGGCGGCAGGCTTGTCAGCATCGCCGGCCAGCCCGATGAGGAAAAAGCGGAAAAGCTCGGCATCCATGTCAGCGGTTTCTGGTTGGAACCGGATGGCCAGCAATTGAAGAAATTGGGCGATCTGTTCGTCAGCGGGGAAGTGAAACCGGAAATCGGCCATCTCTACCCATTGACCGAGGAAGGGGTGCGGGATGCGCATGAACTAAGCGAATCCCACCATGCCAGAGGAAAAATCGTCATTAAAGTGAAAGATTAG
- the queC gene encoding 7-cyano-7-deazaguanine synthase QueC — protein MKNEKAVVVFSGGQDSTTCLFWALEQFSEVLAVTFDYGQRHAQEIDHAKRIAEKLGVSLQVLDMGLINQLSANALTRDSIKVEEQQDGPPSTFVPGRNLLFLSFAAIYADAFGARHLVTGVSETDFSGYPDCRDTFIRSLNVSLNLSMDKQFVIHTPLMWLDKAGVWALSDELGAFDFVQDETLTCYHGIPASGCGTCPSCVLRNEGLQTYLSQKAGANS, from the coding sequence ATGAAAAATGAAAAAGCAGTCGTGGTCTTCAGCGGCGGGCAAGACAGCACCACTTGCCTATTTTGGGCGCTGGAACAATTCAGCGAAGTGCTTGCCGTCACGTTCGATTACGGCCAGCGCCATGCGCAAGAAATCGACCACGCAAAACGCATCGCCGAGAAGCTCGGCGTGTCCCTTCAAGTGCTCGATATGGGGCTCATCAACCAATTATCCGCCAATGCTTTGACACGTGATTCGATCAAAGTCGAAGAACAACAGGACGGCCCTCCTTCCACATTCGTTCCTGGCCGCAATTTATTGTTCTTGTCTTTTGCAGCGATCTACGCCGATGCATTCGGCGCACGCCACCTCGTGACCGGCGTCAGCGAAACGGATTTCAGCGGTTATCCGGATTGCCGGGATACCTTTATCCGTTCGCTCAATGTCAGCCTCAACTTATCGATGGACAAGCAGTTCGTCATCCATACGCCGCTCATGTGGCTCGATAAGGCCGGCGTCTGGGCATTGTCCGACGAACTCGGCGCATTCGATTTCGTCCAAGACGAAACCTTGACCTGCTATCACGGCATTCCGGCCTCAGGCTGTGGGACATGCCCATCTTGCGTACTGCGAAATGAAGGCTTGCAGACGTATTTGTCCCAAAAGGCAGGTGCGAACTCTTGA
- the ald gene encoding alanine dehydrogenase, whose protein sequence is MRIGVPTEVKNNENRVAMTPAGVVNLALYGHEVFIQSGAGLGSGFTDADYEAAGATIVADADQAWAQDMVMKVKEPVASEYKHFREGQVLFTYLHLAPEVELTKALLESKVTGVAYETVQLPNNSLPLLTPMSEVAGRMSTQIGAQFLEKIHGGGGILLGGIPGVSRGKVTIVGGGVAGTNAAKVAIGMGADVTILDLNPERLRQLDDLFGKDVQTLISNPLNIAQSVEKSDLVIGAVLIPGAKAPKLITEDMIKSMKPGSVVVDIAIDQGGIFETSDRITTHDAPTYVKHDVVHYAVANMPGAVPRTSTIGLTNVTVPYAVQIANKGLKQAVLDNEALKKGVNTMDGHVTYKAVADDQGLEYKSVDELLQ, encoded by the coding sequence ATGCGTATTGGGGTACCTACAGAAGTTAAGAACAATGAAAACCGCGTGGCGATGACGCCGGCGGGAGTAGTGAACTTGGCACTTTATGGCCATGAAGTTTTCATCCAATCCGGTGCAGGGCTCGGATCGGGCTTTACGGATGCCGATTATGAAGCAGCAGGCGCCACAATCGTGGCGGATGCCGACCAGGCGTGGGCGCAGGACATGGTCATGAAAGTAAAAGAGCCGGTAGCTAGCGAGTACAAGCATTTTCGTGAAGGCCAAGTGCTGTTCACTTACTTGCATTTAGCGCCGGAAGTGGAATTGACAAAAGCCTTGCTTGAATCGAAAGTAACCGGTGTCGCTTACGAAACGGTCCAACTCCCGAACAATTCATTGCCGCTCCTTACGCCAATGAGTGAAGTGGCAGGCCGTATGTCGACACAGATCGGTGCCCAGTTCCTTGAGAAAATCCACGGAGGCGGCGGCATCCTGCTCGGCGGCATCCCTGGCGTTTCGCGCGGCAAAGTGACCATCGTCGGCGGCGGTGTCGCAGGGACGAACGCTGCGAAAGTGGCGATCGGGATGGGTGCAGATGTCACGATTCTTGACTTGAACCCAGAACGCTTGCGCCAATTGGATGATTTGTTCGGCAAAGATGTGCAAACATTGATCTCGAACCCATTGAACATCGCCCAATCGGTCGAAAAATCGGATTTGGTCATCGGGGCGGTATTGATTCCTGGAGCGAAAGCGCCGAAATTGATCACTGAAGACATGATCAAATCGATGAAGCCAGGTTCTGTCGTCGTCGATATCGCCATCGACCAAGGCGGAATCTTCGAGACGAGCGACCGCATCACGACTCACGACGCACCGACTTACGTGAAGCACGATGTTGTCCATTATGCCGTTGCGAACATGCCAGGCGCAGTTCCCCGCACCTCGACAATCGGCTTGACGAACGTGACGGTCCCTTACGCAGTGCAAATCGCCAATAAAGGGCTTAAGCAAGCGGTCCTTGACAACGAAGCATTGAAAAAAGGCGTCAACACAATGGATGGCCATGTAACATATAAGGCTGTAGCTGACGATCAAGGCCTCGAATACAAATCGGTAGACGAGTTGCTGCAATAA